The proteins below are encoded in one region of Thermoflexus sp.:
- a CDS encoding ABC transporter permease, translating to MRWVRRVLLAALTIWLVASITFVVVEQAPGDIFYLMAQEIAQARGVSIEVAYAQVRSMVGYDPTRPLLDRYLEWLRELLRGNLGFSYFYRISVNQILFQALPWTVFVLSIALLLSFGIGVLLGLVIAVRRRSWLDPMVTSYASLTDATPDYLTALLLLILFALNLKWFPSKGAYDSNLSPGFNLPFILSVLHHATLPILAYTLENIGAWALAMKGSAISVLGEDFIAFARARGLRERRILTHYVGRNAILPMVTGLALAFGGMFGGSVLIETVFHYPGIGWFFKFALDHRDYGMMRGLLILTTVAIVLANLIADLVYPLLDPRIRMED from the coding sequence ATGCGGTGGGTCCGACGGGTGCTTCTGGCAGCATTGACCATCTGGCTGGTCGCCAGCATCACTTTTGTCGTAGTCGAGCAGGCGCCAGGGGATATCTTCTACCTAATGGCTCAAGAGATCGCCCAGGCCCGCGGGGTCTCCATCGAGGTGGCCTACGCCCAGGTGCGCAGCATGGTAGGATATGACCCCACTCGCCCGCTTCTGGACCGCTATCTGGAGTGGCTGCGGGAGCTTCTGCGGGGGAACCTGGGCTTTTCATACTTTTACCGGATCTCCGTGAATCAGATCCTCTTCCAGGCCCTGCCCTGGACGGTCTTCGTCCTCTCGATCGCTCTCCTCCTGAGCTTTGGAATCGGAGTGCTGCTGGGATTGGTGATCGCCGTCCGGCGGCGCTCCTGGCTGGATCCCATGGTCACCAGCTATGCCTCCCTGACGGACGCAACGCCAGATTACCTGACAGCCCTCCTGCTGCTGATTCTCTTCGCCCTTAACCTGAAATGGTTTCCCTCAAAGGGAGCCTACGACAGCAACCTGTCTCCGGGATTCAACCTACCTTTTATCCTTAGTGTGCTCCACCATGCCACATTGCCGATCCTCGCCTATACCCTGGAGAACATCGGAGCCTGGGCTCTGGCGATGAAGGGGAGCGCGATCTCCGTCCTGGGGGAGGATTTCATTGCCTTCGCCCGGGCCCGGGGTCTCCGGGAACGTCGCATCCTGACCCATTATGTCGGCCGCAACGCGATCCTTCCTATGGTCACCGGCCTGGCGCTCGCCTTCGGGGGGATGTTTGGAGGCTCCGTCCTGATCGAAACAGTCTTCCACTACCCTGGGATCGGATGGTTTTTCAAGTTCGCCCTGGATCACCGGGATTACGGCATGATGCGGGGATTGCTGATCCTCACCACCGTGGCCATTGTGCTGGCCAACCTGATCGCAGACCTCGTCTACCCCCTGCTGGATCCCCGTATTCGGATGGAGGACTAA
- a CDS encoding ABC transporter permease: MRTFLGDFLSALRGNRRAAIGSLILVGYLLMALIGPELIPMDSTMRYAERFRPPSLAHPLGTDYAGRDVLAQIVHGSRDVLAIAILTALFTTSMAVGIGALAGYSGGMVDGFLMLLTNIQLTVPAVPVYLLIGSVFQIRDPVGFAVLISLWMWGPLARAVRSQILSLKEREFIEAARVLGLGTTHILARELFPNLTPFVVIHFIRMMRDAITASVGLIFLGLAPFSPTNWGTMLNLAVFQTGAIYIPNALHYVIAPMAAIVLFQLGAIFFAHGLDEILNPRLRAPA, encoded by the coding sequence ATGCGCACATTCCTGGGCGACTTCCTCAGCGCATTGCGAGGAAACCGCCGGGCGGCAATAGGGAGTTTGATCCTGGTCGGTTATCTGCTGATGGCCCTGATCGGTCCTGAGCTGATCCCTATGGATTCGACGATGCGATACGCCGAGCGCTTCCGCCCGCCGTCTCTGGCTCACCCGCTGGGGACTGATTACGCAGGTCGGGATGTGCTGGCCCAGATCGTCCACGGGTCCCGGGATGTGCTGGCGATCGCCATCCTCACGGCCCTCTTCACCACGTCCATGGCCGTGGGAATCGGGGCCCTCGCCGGATATTCTGGAGGGATGGTGGATGGTTTCCTCATGCTGCTGACCAACATCCAGCTCACCGTGCCTGCGGTGCCAGTCTACCTCTTGATCGGCTCTGTGTTTCAGATCCGGGATCCGGTGGGGTTCGCCGTGCTGATCAGTTTGTGGATGTGGGGGCCGCTGGCCCGGGCCGTCCGCTCCCAGATCCTCTCGCTGAAGGAGCGGGAGTTCATCGAAGCGGCCCGCGTTCTGGGTCTGGGAACCACCCATATCTTGGCGCGGGAGTTGTTTCCAAACCTGACCCCGTTCGTGGTTATTCACTTCATTCGGATGATGCGGGATGCCATCACGGCCAGCGTCGGGCTGATCTTCCTGGGGCTGGCTCCCTTCTCCCCAACCAACTGGGGCACGATGCTCAACCTGGCTGTGTTCCAAACGGGCGCGATCTATATCCCGAACGCCCTTCACTACGTGATCGCGCCGATGGCAGCGATCGTCCTCTTCCAGTTGGGAGCCATCTTCTTCGCCCATGGGCTGGATGAGATCCTGAACCCTCGTCTCCGAGCACCCGCATGA